In Halobacteriovorax sp. DA5, a genomic segment contains:
- a CDS encoding acyl-[acyl-carrier-protein] thioesterase: protein MKNPIYQKTYQVSINNVNINKRLGLFGMLGYLQDIATVHGEEAGFGIEDMIKDQSFWVLVRQKLRMERFPHWNEVIEIKTWSRAPEGMYAFREFEIFLNGEKIGDCSTVWMILDGVTRKVKKPDFPMERINPRTDYHLDYIAHKVEVRDNFEKVNTITVRNSDLDLNMHVNNTKYSQWILDSIPIELHKTAKLNEFEINFMAETHLGDEIDIYRARNDEGELNHDIVYKGVRLSDGKTCFLANLLAD from the coding sequence ATGAAAAATCCAATCTATCAAAAGACTTATCAGGTCAGTATCAATAATGTGAATATTAACAAGCGTCTTGGGCTCTTTGGAATGTTAGGCTATCTTCAAGATATTGCGACTGTTCACGGCGAAGAGGCAGGCTTTGGTATCGAAGATATGATTAAGGATCAATCCTTTTGGGTACTGGTTAGACAAAAGCTTCGCATGGAGAGATTTCCTCATTGGAATGAGGTTATTGAGATTAAAACGTGGTCTCGAGCACCAGAGGGGATGTATGCCTTTCGCGAATTTGAGATCTTCCTTAATGGTGAGAAGATTGGGGACTGTTCAACGGTATGGATGATTTTAGATGGTGTGACAAGAAAGGTTAAAAAGCCTGACTTTCCAATGGAGAGAATTAATCCTCGTACAGATTATCATCTTGATTATATTGCTCATAAAGTTGAGGTGAGGGATAACTTTGAAAAAGTTAATACCATTACAGTACGAAATAGTGATCTTGATTTAAATATGCACGTTAATAATACAAAGTATTCACAGTGGATTCTTGATTCGATTCCGATTGAACTTCATAAAACGGCAAAGCTTAATGAATTTGAAATTAACTTCATGGCCGAAACTCACTTAGGGGATGAGATCGATATCTATCGAGCTCGAAATGATGAAGGGGAGTTAAATCACGATATCGTCTATAAAGGAGTTAGGCTCTCTGATGGTAAGACTTGTTTCTTGGCAAATCTCTTAGCTGATTAG
- a CDS encoding fibrinogen-like YCDxxxxGGGW domain-containing protein codes for MKIQIGFLFTLLFSQVVLAINTVDTGFKLASNELKTIVAHNTCKKVWNTSTTNAHFVATKTNPEWMNFYANAPSDIVVRDCQVSCSTLNKTGTYPSGLYAIDIDGAGPLAALSVYCDMDNNGGGWTRIYKHDVAGGYFPTTNSALLYNQAAPTGNLYSIVQYIDEFENLNRFTFWINYPNEGKKNIWSQFTNPIYDTPVRGYRGIDIEMNSQRWGGLELGNNNFSYSNGDQSLIDGSVNHSNWYFAIGSDAAYKTGIPSDHNNDVGTQLAELYLHDEGMRPMSCQHLVELGESKGSGVYTIYPDQVTATQVYCEMDIDNGGWTLFYANAADPTMTTKKSYNTMKNEFAGININSTNYADMNTIGMHNFYDFSATQMMARDIGNWGATDYSTVEFFNPEDFNLVVDIKAGPSRTTPGDCDIMTGGSQFRFRNSNGTNYYLDRQTNWAGVGFGWGDCLPAYTQTGTSDVHDQPRHYIYHTNGSDDLNRVRGVGGFNTGQATVKARYFLREKYDQPKNCMDILLSGKSRGNGSYTIYPEGTAVTVDCDMTTEGGGWTKVWHGYPTHAARGETSAEVYSRSNSIAFNQMRVEGVNTGFSITDNTWETAYLDKTIPQYYQQVVALSDASTPQVNFADMDGNENVRLVGNYFLHGYGNFWRVFYSCVNVDPTNTDRIFIGGGYGRRCTPRDSMARAEITTCTSVDNNYCTNAYDSTEVESGLGLTLKQYQETRVWVRSLPSMKSCREFLDRGYSSGTGVYLIDPDGPRGSNPAFPTVCDMTTHGGGWTLVWGNTRGGTNKPTTGITYADSISTLPRCSAVAGSVSDTTGKCSLLSTTGIASNNTNDYLDYLNYFVGLSHWDNIAGNGDFQLLYSWSYDFNQPISQQAMMTVKNFNPADNYRLNIESYTQLTGSVIASMSTTFDGQQWTTFDQDNDAHASNCATLYSNTPFWYAACWSGKIHGGGENSGDGYFNGAYWYSTSKSWATDPATAVGAGNGWFMIRESNSYGNYKSSCKQILEENPNAPSGNYTINFYPGQNALRTVYCDMTTDGGGWTLVVRSSGVTDLDNSIMVSTIADNLLIERTLPNTRASINPEYFSRANGTTDAMFISPSYNAGAPIIENGNGTWDYDYVDCTGNLRHTSRTEGCSGQNANDNYNSSDAYNITINGGNEGVVPAYGTEVCYSGKGACSFEFYLR; via the coding sequence ATGAAAATTCAAATAGGTTTTCTATTTACTCTACTCTTCTCGCAAGTTGTTCTTGCGATCAATACAGTTGATACTGGTTTTAAACTAGCAAGCAATGAACTTAAAACTATTGTGGCCCATAATACTTGTAAGAAAGTATGGAATACATCAACAACAAATGCACATTTTGTTGCAACGAAAACTAATCCAGAGTGGATGAATTTCTATGCTAATGCACCATCTGATATTGTCGTTCGCGACTGCCAGGTTTCATGCTCGACATTAAATAAAACAGGAACATATCCAAGTGGACTTTACGCCATTGATATCGACGGAGCAGGCCCTCTTGCTGCCTTAAGTGTTTATTGTGATATGGATAATAATGGCGGTGGCTGGACGAGAATCTATAAACATGATGTCGCCGGTGGGTACTTCCCTACTACTAACTCCGCCCTACTCTATAATCAAGCAGCACCGACTGGTAACCTCTACTCCATCGTTCAGTATATTGATGAATTTGAAAATCTTAATCGCTTCACTTTTTGGATTAACTACCCAAATGAAGGTAAGAAAAATATTTGGTCACAATTTACAAATCCAATTTACGACACTCCTGTTCGTGGCTATCGAGGAATTGATATTGAAATGAATAGTCAAAGATGGGGAGGCCTTGAGCTTGGAAATAATAATTTCAGTTACTCTAATGGTGATCAATCTCTTATTGATGGTTCCGTTAACCACTCAAATTGGTACTTCGCCATTGGTTCAGATGCTGCTTATAAAACGGGAATTCCTTCAGATCATAATAATGATGTGGGAACGCAATTAGCAGAACTCTATCTTCATGATGAAGGAATGAGACCAATGTCATGTCAGCATCTTGTGGAACTTGGTGAATCCAAAGGTTCAGGAGTTTATACGATCTATCCAGATCAAGTAACAGCGACTCAAGTTTACTGTGAAATGGATATTGATAATGGAGGCTGGACTCTTTTCTATGCCAACGCAGCTGACCCGACAATGACGACAAAGAAGTCATACAACACGATGAAAAACGAATTTGCTGGCATTAATATCAATAGTACAAATTATGCGGATATGAATACAATTGGTATGCATAATTTCTATGATTTCTCGGCAACCCAAATGATGGCCCGTGATATCGGTAACTGGGGAGCAACTGACTACTCAACAGTTGAGTTCTTCAACCCAGAGGACTTTAATCTTGTTGTTGATATTAAAGCAGGACCAAGTAGGACGACACCAGGAGATTGTGACATTATGACAGGTGGCTCACAATTTCGTTTTAGAAATAGCAATGGAACAAATTACTATTTAGACAGGCAAACAAATTGGGCCGGAGTTGGATTTGGTTGGGGAGACTGTCTTCCTGCATACACTCAAACAGGAACATCTGACGTACACGATCAACCACGACACTATATTTATCATACAAATGGTAGTGATGACCTTAACCGTGTTCGTGGCGTTGGTGGTTTCAACACAGGACAGGCAACTGTCAAAGCACGTTACTTTTTAAGAGAGAAATACGACCAACCAAAGAACTGTATGGATATTCTCTTAAGTGGTAAGTCACGTGGAAACGGTTCTTATACGATTTATCCAGAAGGAACGGCCGTTACAGTTGACTGTGATATGACGACAGAAGGCGGTGGCTGGACAAAAGTATGGCATGGCTACCCGACTCACGCTGCACGAGGAGAGACTTCAGCAGAAGTTTACTCAAGATCAAATTCAATTGCTTTTAATCAAATGCGCGTTGAAGGTGTTAACACCGGCTTTAGCATCACTGACAATACTTGGGAGACGGCTTACTTAGACAAGACGATTCCTCAATATTATCAACAGGTGGTTGCCCTTTCGGACGCAAGCACGCCACAAGTAAATTTTGCTGACATGGATGGTAATGAAAACGTAAGACTTGTTGGAAACTACTTTTTACACGGCTATGGAAATTTCTGGCGTGTTTTCTATTCTTGCGTAAATGTTGACCCTACCAACACTGATCGAATTTTTATCGGTGGTGGTTATGGAAGGAGATGTACACCAAGAGACTCGATGGCCAGAGCTGAAATCACAACTTGTACTTCGGTCGATAATAATTACTGTACAAATGCTTACGATAGTACAGAAGTTGAATCAGGCCTTGGTCTAACATTAAAACAATACCAAGAAACTCGCGTTTGGGTACGCTCTCTTCCATCAATGAAGTCATGTAGAGAGTTTCTTGACCGTGGCTATTCAAGTGGTACAGGGGTTTACTTAATCGATCCAGATGGGCCACGAGGTTCAAATCCTGCCTTCCCAACAGTTTGTGATATGACAACTCATGGCGGAGGCTGGACGCTTGTATGGGGAAATACTCGTGGTGGAACGAATAAGCCAACAACTGGAATTACATATGCTGATTCAATTTCAACTCTGCCTAGATGCTCTGCCGTAGCAGGAAGCGTAAGTGATACAACAGGAAAATGTAGTCTATTATCAACGACTGGAATCGCTTCGAATAACACTAACGACTACCTAGACTACTTAAACTACTTCGTCGGTCTCTCTCATTGGGATAATATTGCAGGTAATGGAGATTTCCAACTACTCTACTCTTGGTCATATGATTTCAACCAGCCTATTTCCCAACAGGCAATGATGACAGTAAAGAATTTTAATCCAGCGGATAACTACCGTTTAAATATTGAATCCTATACTCAATTAACAGGTAGTGTAATAGCATCGATGTCGACAACATTTGATGGTCAACAATGGACAACATTTGATCAAGACAATGATGCTCATGCTAGTAACTGTGCAACCCTTTATTCAAATACACCTTTTTGGTATGCTGCTTGTTGGTCCGGAAAAATCCACGGTGGTGGTGAAAATAGTGGAGATGGATACTTTAACGGTGCCTATTGGTATAGCACATCTAAATCTTGGGCCACTGACCCCGCGACAGCTGTTGGTGCAGGTAATGGTTGGTTTATGATTCGTGAATCAAATTCTTATGGAAATTATAAATCTTCTTGTAAGCAAATCCTTGAAGAAAATCCAAATGCTCCTTCTGGAAATTACACGATCAACTTCTATCCTGGTCAAAATGCCCTACGTACAGTCTATTGTGATATGACAACAGATGGTGGAGGCTGGACTTTAGTTGTCCGCTCAAGTGGTGTTACTGATCTTGATAACTCGATCATGGTAAGTACTATCGCCGATAATCTCTTAATAGAGAGAACTCTCCCGAATACCAGAGCATCGATTAATCCGGAATACTTCTCTCGTGCCAATGGGACGACAGATGCGATGTTCATCTCTCCTTCATACAATGCAGGTGCTCCAATAATTGAAAATGGCAATGGAACTTGGGATTACGACTATGTTGACTGTACAGGAAACCTACGCCACACAAGCCGTACAGAAGGTTGTTCAGGTCAAAATGCTAATGATAATTATAATTCTTCAGATGCTTATAATATTACCATCAATGGTGGTAATGAGGGTGTCGTGCCAGCTTATGGAACAGAAGTCTGCTACTCAGGAAAAGGTGCTTGTAGCTTTGAGTTCTACCTACGCTAA
- a CDS encoding tail fiber domain-containing protein codes for VIRVTDVTDIGSPVAYDYQNILANPISVYANHAAFADNLVVAATCSPGQVVSVNASNELECVDQTAAVAVDSTLVNNAGVIGLPSLVTDNTTYYSVVVDAQGRVKSGNTTPPSTTANDIQDNLIVDADINTSAAISWSKINAPTIDKTYVGLSNVANVAQIPASDLDNSGTLDSATQVPSELAVKGYVDTTSQAMADAKVINSMAGTQTDTAPSVNSVKNYVTAQTSAITSSQWTTSGSDIYYSTGKVGININAPTSQLHIKEVDDTWASSFRMDRSWDSSTDYFQMMYDYQGLKFRTMANDADEAHIIFKPLNSEAMRITESGNVGIGIDTPTEKLDVAGKVKATELCIAADCRAAWPTGNAGTVTAVTGGTGLTGGTITSSGTLAVDVGTTNGKIAQVGAGDKLADSIINYNPAIDVALTGFTTGAASSVLATDTVIQAFQKVQGQLNSHASSLAAISAYDTDDIGEGSTNLYHTDARAKAAAVVNSTVGSETDQAPSVAAIKSYVDNRATQWTTSGSDIYYNTGNIGVGTTSPDSMLHVSGSYSGSVTPLRSGIKSSSAPVSSNGFNLFHGVGGTTFSGGVVYGINLDLTPGTNGTHYGVYVDGEDYNYFSGNVGIGVASPGHKLTVNGGANFATASGTQPFYISRAGATVEAFSLTVGDTASFFDLIEDNGEPDFQDMNFRLIYEGGATHTYLRTLASGPNAGDVDVYLQSSGGNVAIGNITPTQKLTVDGGMNVTTGNDICIDGAGCLSTVVAASGEQNTASSAGGTSLYKTKTGTDLVFKGLTASSDLTLTANTDDVNIAVNTSNGANQLLRLDASGRVPSSVIDGSTVLSTPLTGYSVGANSALVATDTVLDAYGKLQAQINANYTAITGLADTDDLAEGATNLYFTNGRAQTAAVVNSTAGTQTVQAPSVSAMKSYVTTQIGGVNQSQWTTTGSNIYYNSGNVGIGTTTPQNLLHVSGALNSYIYLEDRSGGVDNKIWSFNNNDGFLYLGQRNDDASYKNTHMTITPTGNVGIGDTSPTSKLTIRGNDDAITGPNITLSGDAINQFEGGRIRFTEANGTFQGGFIHYDGTGPDYLHIGVHETADSNILNDVNSISIRRNNGNVGIGISAATEKLHVAGNVLAAAYLYTSDERFKENVETIIDPLHKVNSLRGVTFDWKTDEYPERNFPKEKTVGFIAQEVEKVQPELVKTGQDGYKSVQYGNITALLVEAVKSISNKIDKLFNNDEEVKREIASLKEENEQLKADMQKMRKAIKELQKANKK; via the coding sequence GCAAATGATATTCAAGACAATTTAATCGTTGATGCTGATATCAACACGAGTGCAGCTATTAGTTGGTCAAAGATTAATGCACCAACAATTGATAAAACTTATGTCGGGCTTAGTAATGTTGCCAACGTTGCGCAAATTCCAGCAAGTGATCTTGATAACTCAGGAACTCTAGATTCGGCAACACAAGTTCCAAGTGAACTTGCAGTAAAAGGCTACGTTGATACGACGTCGCAAGCGATGGCCGATGCAAAAGTTATTAACTCGATGGCAGGAACACAAACGGATACTGCTCCTTCAGTTAATTCAGTGAAAAATTATGTAACGGCCCAAACTAGTGCTATCACGTCATCTCAGTGGACAACTAGCGGAAGCGATATTTATTATTCGACAGGAAAAGTTGGTATCAATATCAACGCACCAACATCGCAACTTCACATTAAAGAAGTTGATGATACATGGGCGAGCTCTTTTAGAATGGATCGTTCATGGGATAGTTCAACCGATTACTTTCAAATGATGTATGACTATCAAGGTCTAAAGTTTAGAACAATGGCCAATGATGCTGATGAAGCACATATTATTTTCAAGCCACTAAACTCAGAGGCCATGAGAATTACGGAATCTGGAAATGTTGGTATTGGAATCGATACACCAACTGAAAAACTTGATGTTGCTGGTAAAGTTAAAGCAACTGAGCTTTGTATCGCAGCTGATTGTCGAGCAGCATGGCCTACTGGAAATGCTGGAACAGTAACTGCAGTGACTGGTGGTACTGGACTTACAGGTGGAACAATTACTTCTTCTGGAACTCTTGCAGTTGACGTGGGAACAACAAATGGAAAAATTGCACAAGTTGGAGCAGGTGATAAATTAGCGGATTCAATTATTAATTATAATCCTGCAATTGATGTTGCATTAACGGGTTTTACAACTGGTGCAGCGTCAAGTGTATTAGCAACAGATACTGTTATTCAAGCTTTTCAAAAAGTTCAAGGTCAACTTAACTCGCATGCATCTTCTCTTGCTGCTATTTCGGCATATGATACAGATGATATTGGAGAAGGTTCAACAAACCTCTATCACACTGATGCTAGAGCAAAGGCTGCTGCAGTTGTTAATTCGACAGTAGGCAGCGAGACAGATCAGGCACCTTCAGTAGCTGCGATTAAATCATATGTTGATAATCGTGCAACTCAATGGACAACAAGTGGTAGTGATATTTACTACAATACTGGAAACATTGGAGTTGGAACAACATCACCAGATAGCATGTTACATGTTAGTGGTTCTTATTCTGGTAGTGTAACGCCTTTAAGGTCTGGTATTAAATCTTCAAGCGCACCTGTCAGTAGTAATGGCTTCAATCTCTTTCACGGGGTTGGAGGAACAACATTTTCAGGTGGTGTTGTTTATGGAATTAATCTTGATTTAACTCCAGGAACTAATGGTACCCACTATGGGGTTTATGTCGATGGAGAAGATTATAACTACTTTTCTGGTAATGTTGGGATTGGTGTTGCATCTCCAGGCCACAAGCTTACTGTAAATGGTGGTGCAAACTTTGCAACAGCATCTGGTACTCAACCATTCTATATTTCAAGAGCAGGTGCTACAGTAGAAGCCTTTTCTCTAACTGTTGGAGATACCGCATCTTTCTTTGATCTAATTGAAGATAATGGTGAACCTGACTTTCAAGATATGAATTTCCGTCTAATCTATGAAGGTGGTGCAACACATACCTATCTTAGAACTTTAGCATCAGGTCCTAATGCTGGTGATGTCGATGTTTACCTTCAGTCTTCTGGTGGAAATGTTGCCATTGGAAATATTACACCTACGCAAAAACTAACTGTTGATGGTGGGATGAACGTAACGACTGGAAATGATATCTGTATAGATGGTGCAGGCTGTTTATCGACAGTTGTTGCAGCAAGTGGAGAACAAAACACAGCTTCTAGTGCCGGTGGAACTTCTCTTTATAAGACAAAGACTGGAACTGATTTGGTATTCAAAGGCTTAACAGCTTCTAGTGATCTTACTCTAACGGCGAATACTGATGATGTGAATATAGCTGTTAATACTTCAAATGGCGCCAATCAACTTTTAAGACTCGATGCGAGTGGCCGTGTTCCTTCTTCAGTTATCGATGGATCTACTGTCCTTAGTACACCTCTAACAGGATACTCTGTTGGTGCAAACTCAGCTTTAGTAGCAACAGATACAGTTCTCGATGCTTATGGGAAATTACAAGCACAAATCAATGCCAACTATACTGCAATTACAGGATTAGCAGACACTGATGACCTTGCGGAAGGTGCAACAAATTTATATTTTACAAATGGGCGTGCTCAAACCGCTGCTGTTGTTAACTCAACAGCTGGAACTCAAACAGTACAAGCTCCTTCAGTTAGTGCGATGAAAAGTTATGTAACAACTCAAATTGGTGGAGTTAATCAATCTCAGTGGACAACAACAGGGAGTAATATCTATTATAACTCTGGTAACGTGGGAATAGGAACGACTACACCACAAAATCTACTTCATGTAAGTGGAGCTCTTAATTCTTATATTTACCTAGAGGATCGTTCAGGTGGAGTCGATAACAAGATCTGGTCTTTCAATAATAATGATGGCTTCCTATATCTTGGTCAAAGAAATGATGATGCCTCTTATAAGAATACGCATATGACAATTACCCCTACAGGAAATGTCGGAATTGGAGATACAAGTCCAACCTCTAAGCTCACGATTAGAGGAAATGATGATGCAATTACTGGTCCAAATATAACTCTTTCAGGAGATGCAATTAATCAATTTGAAGGTGGACGAATTCGCTTTACTGAAGCGAATGGAACCTTCCAAGGTGGATTTATCCACTATGATGGAACAGGCCCAGATTATCTTCATATTGGAGTTCATGAAACTGCAGACTCAAATATCTTGAATGATGTAAATTCGATTAGTATTCGTCGTAATAATGGTAATGTTGGTATCGGGATTTCTGCTGCGACAGAAAAACTCCATGTAGCAGGAAACGTTCTTGCAGCGGCTTACCTTTATACATCAGATGAAAGATTCAAAGAAAACGTTGAAACGATTATTGATCCACTTCACAAGGTAAACTCTCTACGTGGTGTAACTTTTGATTGGAAAACGGATGAATATCCAGAAAGAAATTTTCCAAAAGAAAAGACTGTAGGTTTTATCGCTCAGGAAGTTGAAAAAGTTCAACCAGAATTAGTAAAGACAGGACAAGATGGCTATAAATCTGTTCAATACGGTAATATCACGGCCCTTTTAGTAGAAGCAGTAAAATCAATTTCGAATAAAATTGATAAGCTCTTTAATAATGATGAAGAAGTAAAAAGAGAGATTGCTTCACTTAAAGAAGAGAACGAGCAACTTAAAGCAGATATGCAAAAGATGCGCAAAGCAATTAAAGAGTTACAAAAAGCAAATAAGAAATGA